A genomic stretch from Microtus pennsylvanicus isolate mMicPen1 chromosome 11, mMicPen1.hap1, whole genome shotgun sequence includes:
- the Rpusd1 gene encoding RNA pseudouridylate synthase domain-containing protein 1 isoform X1, which produces MEPGSIENLSIAYQSSDFLVVNKHWDLRIDSKTWRETLTLQKQLRHHFPELADPDTCYGFRFCHQLDFSTSGALCVALNKAAAGSAYKCFKERRVTKAYLALVRGHIQESQVTISYAIGRNSTEGRTHTMCIEGTHGCENPKPSLTELLVLEHGLYAGDPVSKVLLKPLTGRTHQLRVHCSALGHPIVGDLTYGQAEDQEAQPFRMMLHAFYLRIPTQAERVEACTPDPFVPALDACWSPHTCVQPLEQLIQALQTDPDPNPMDGVQRPCSPSPPLPRPGRPPPETEAQRASCLQWLSEWTLEPDD; this is translated from the exons ATGGAGCCTGGCAGCATAGAAAATCTGTCCATCGCGTACCAGAGCAGCGACTTCCTGGTGGTGAACAAGCACTGGGATCTGCGCATTGATAGCAAGACCTGGCGGGAGACTCTGACCCTACAGAAGCAGCTGCGGCACCACTTCCCAGAGCTGGCTGACCCTGACACCTGCTATGGGTTCAG GTTCTGCCACCAGCTGGACTTCTCCACCAGTGGGGCGCTTTGCGTGGCCCTAAATAAAGCAGCTGCAGGCAGCGCTTATAAATGCTTCAAGGAGCGGCGAGTCACCAAAGCCTACCTGGCACTG GTCCGGGGCCATATCCAGGAAAGCCAGGTGACCATCAGCTATGCCATTGGCAGGAACAGTACGGAGGGGCGGACCCATACCATGTGCATTGAGGGCACACACG GTTGCGAAAACCCTAAGCCAAGTCTCACAGAACTGTTAGTCCTGGAACATGGACTGTATGCTGGTGACCCTGTGTCCAAAGTGCTGCTGAAGCcactcacag GCCGGACTCACCAGCTACGCGTACACTGCAGTGCCCTTGGCCACCCTATCGTGGGTGACCTAACTTACGGACAGGCTGAGGACCAGGAGGCCCAACCCTTCCGCATGATGCTGCACGCCTTTTACCTGCGCATCCCCACGCAGGCTGAGCGCGTGGAGGCCTGTACACCTGACCCCTTCGTGCCCGCCCTTGATGCCTGCTGGAGTCCTCATACCTGCGTTCAGCCCCTTGAACAGCTCATACAAGCTCTACAGACTGACCCTGACCCCAACCCTATGGATGGAGTGCAGAggccctgcagcccctcccctccgCTGCCCAGGCCAGGTCGGCCCCCTCCTGAGACGGAGGCACAGCGAGCATCGTGCCTGCAGTGGCTCTCAGAGTGGACCCTAGAGCCAGATGACTGA
- the Gng13 gene encoding guanine nucleotide-binding protein G(I)/G(S)/G(O) subunit gamma-13, giving the protein MEEWDVPQMKKEVESLKYQLAFKREMSSKTIPELLKWIEDGIPKDPFLNPDLMKNNPWVEKAKCTIL; this is encoded by the exons ATGGAGGAGTGGGATGTGCCCCAGAtgaagaaggaggtggagagcCTCAAGTACCAACTGGCCTTCAAAAGGGAGATGTCCTCCAAGACGATCCCCGA GCTTCTCAAGTGGATCGAGGATGGGATCCCCAAGGACCCCTTCCTGAACCCTGACCTGATGAAGAACAACCCTTGGGTAGAGAAGGCCAAGTGTACCATCCTATGA
- the Rpusd1 gene encoding RNA pseudouridylate synthase domain-containing protein 1 isoform X2, whose product MGSGTQPTQRTPLQHPSRGFWDTGHCHKSASQNTQGPATAAPLPLPRFCHQLDFSTSGALCVALNKAAAGSAYKCFKERRVTKAYLALVRGHIQESQVTISYAIGRNSTEGRTHTMCIEGTHGCENPKPSLTELLVLEHGLYAGDPVSKVLLKPLTGRTHQLRVHCSALGHPIVGDLTYGQAEDQEAQPFRMMLHAFYLRIPTQAERVEACTPDPFVPALDACWSPHTCVQPLEQLIQALQTDPDPNPMDGVQRPCSPSPPLPRPGRPPPETEAQRASCLQWLSEWTLEPDD is encoded by the exons ATGGGTTCAGGTACACAGCCAACACAGAGAACCCCACTGCAGCATCCTTCCAGAGGTTTCTGGGACACTGGACACTGCCACAAAAGTGCTAGCCAGAACACGCAGGGTCCAGCCACTGCTGCCCCTCTGCCCCTTCCCAGGTTCTGCCACCAGCTGGACTTCTCCACCAGTGGGGCGCTTTGCGTGGCCCTAAATAAAGCAGCTGCAGGCAGCGCTTATAAATGCTTCAAGGAGCGGCGAGTCACCAAAGCCTACCTGGCACTG GTCCGGGGCCATATCCAGGAAAGCCAGGTGACCATCAGCTATGCCATTGGCAGGAACAGTACGGAGGGGCGGACCCATACCATGTGCATTGAGGGCACACACG GTTGCGAAAACCCTAAGCCAAGTCTCACAGAACTGTTAGTCCTGGAACATGGACTGTATGCTGGTGACCCTGTGTCCAAAGTGCTGCTGAAGCcactcacag GCCGGACTCACCAGCTACGCGTACACTGCAGTGCCCTTGGCCACCCTATCGTGGGTGACCTAACTTACGGACAGGCTGAGGACCAGGAGGCCCAACCCTTCCGCATGATGCTGCACGCCTTTTACCTGCGCATCCCCACGCAGGCTGAGCGCGTGGAGGCCTGTACACCTGACCCCTTCGTGCCCGCCCTTGATGCCTGCTGGAGTCCTCATACCTGCGTTCAGCCCCTTGAACAGCTCATACAAGCTCTACAGACTGACCCTGACCCCAACCCTATGGATGGAGTGCAGAggccctgcagcccctcccctccgCTGCCCAGGCCAGGTCGGCCCCCTCCTGAGACGGAGGCACAGCGAGCATCGTGCCTGCAGTGGCTCTCAGAGTGGACCCTAGAGCCAGATGACTGA
- the Chtf18 gene encoding chromosome transmission fidelity protein 18 homolog isoform X1, translating to MEDYEEHLYGVEDDFHNQFAAELEVLAELEGTQDLAPPGNLQTPASRRPLTFEEAIAGGDTAPLPCPVRAPGTDYHNTRKNVRRDQPGPSSPMSKRPRLEVVKRLNFEPDMEELLYPDSPPGDITPPPSPEVFPEMLDAGPSEASADTCTVQALSSPRNPVLRRPPVLEDYINVTSTGGERAFLVLRADHTGTGVQDPLLDVQWRGRGQLDLLGVPFASLKEQVDSKRRQQLLEEAQRLSDTLHSLRSEREEAVLEGTSEEEPAPGQDTTQHCLWVDEFAPQHYTELLSDDFTNRCLLKWLKLWDLVVFGHERPSRKARPSIEPTRPGKEAAAPSKWKSHEQVLEEMLEAELDPSRRPRQKVALLCGPPGLGKTTLAHVVARHAGYCVVEMNASDDRSPEAFRTRIEAATQMESVLGAGGRPNCLVIDEIDGAPTAAINVLLSILNRKGPQEAEQGGPAVPAGGRRRRAEGGLLTRPIICICNDQFVPSLRQLKQQAFLLHVPPTLPSRLVQRLQEISLQHGMRSDPGALAALCEKTDNDIRACINTLQFLYGRGQRELSVRDIQTTHVGLKDQRKGLFSVWQEVFQLPRAQRRLMGQDLILPTQALLLGDGDKGSLTLASQRFYHILRVTTSAGEHEKVVQGLFDNFLRLRLRDSSLGTVCCALDWLAFDDLLEQAAHHGQSFQLLRYLPFLPAAFHVLFASSHVPRITFPSSQQEAQTRMSQTKNQIQTLVSGMAPVTRSRATPQALVLDTLCLLLDVLAPKLRPVSTQLYSAREKQQLASLVGTMLAYSLTYHQERTPDGQYIYRLEPNVEEVCRFPELPARKPLTYQAKQLIAREIEMEKMRRAEALACARGGPQVDQGLQMDSRDKGMKQPAPRNHEQRLEHIMKKAVMQEQPERDFFGRVVIRRVAVPSREAEAPEKDTDEWRMGVAVGRSEVWFRFNEGVSNAVRRSLYIRDLL from the exons ATGGAAGACTACGAGGAACATCTGTACGGTGTGGAGGATGACTTCCACAACCAGTTCGCGGCCGAGCTCGAAGTGCTGGCGGAGCTGGAAG GGACACAGGACCTGGCGCCCCCTGGGAACCTCCAGACTCCAGCGAGCCGCCGCCCGTTGACGTTTGAAGAGGCCATCGCTGGTGGGGACACTGCCCCGCTTCCCTGCCCTGTAAGGGCTCCTGGAACAGACTACCACAATACGAGAAAGAATGTTCGTAGGGACCAGCCTGGGCCCTCCA gCCCTATGAGCAAACGGCCCAGGCTAGAGGTGGTGAAGAGGCTGAACTTTGAGCCAGACATGGAAGAGCTACTGTACCCTGATTCCCCTCCAGGGGACATTACCCCCCCACCGAGTCCTGAGGTCTTCCCTGAGATGTTGGATGCTGG GCCCTCAGAGGCTAGTGCTGACACATGCACCGTGCAGGCTTTGTCAAGTCCCCGCAACCCTGTCCTGAGACGTCCCCCTGTCTTAGAGGATTACATCAACGTGACGTCCACAGGTGGAGAGCGGGCCTTTTTGGTGCTTCGGGCTGACCACACAGGCACTGGAGTGCAG GACCCTCTTCTGGATGTCCAGTGGCGAGGCCGTGGCCAGCTGGACCTGCTGGGTGTCCCCTTCGCTTCCCTGAAGGAGCAAGTAGACAGCAAG CGACGGCAGCAACTGCTTGAGGAGGCCCAGCGGCTCTCAGACACTCTACATAG cctcaggtcTGAAAGGGAGGAGGCTGTACTTGAGGGGACCTCTGAGGAGGAGCCAGCCCCCGGCCAGGACACGACTCAGCACTGCCTCTGGGTGGATGAGTTCGCACCTCAGCACTACACGGAGCTGCTCAGCGATGAC TTCACCAACCGCTGCCTCCTCAAGTGGCTGAAGCTATGGGACCTTGTGGTGTTTGGCCATGAGAGACCTTCCCGGAAGGCAAGGCCCAGTATAGAGCCAACCCGGCCTGGGAAGGAGGCCGCAGCCCCCAGCAAGTGGAAAAGCCATGAGCAGGTGCTGGAAGAGATGCTAGAAGCTGAGCTGGACCCAAGCCGGAGGCCCCGGCAGAAG GTGGCGCTGCTGTGTGGCCCTCCAGGCCTAGGGAAGACCACACTGGCGCATGTGGTCGCCCGGCATGCAGGGTATTGCGTGGTTGAGATGAATGCGAG TGATGACCGTAGTCCTGAGGCCTTCCGTACCCGCATTGAAGCAGCTACGCAAATGGAGTCGGTGCTGGGTGCGGGTGGGAGGCCCAACTGTCTGGTTATTGATGAAATTGACGGGGCCCCCACG GCTGCCATCAATGTTCTTTTGAGTATCTTGAATCGCAAGGGTccccaggaggcagagcaaggagGCCCAGCTGTGCCTGCAGGGGGCCGGCGGCGCAGGGCCGAGGGGGGCCTCCTAACGAGGCCCATCATCTGTATCTGCAATGACCA GTTTGTACCTTCCTTGAGGCAGCTGAAACAGCAGGCTTTCCTGCTCCACGTTCCGCCAACTCTGCCCTCCAGGCTGGTGCAGCGGCTCCAGGAG ATCTCCCTGCAACATGGCATGCGATCTGACCCAGGCGCCCTAGCTGCCCTCTGCGAGAAGACTGACAATGACATCCGTGCCTGTATCAACACCCTACAG TTTCTGTATGGGAGGGGCCAACGGGAGCTGAGTGTGAGGGACATCCAGACCACCCATGTCGGCCTGAAGGACCAGCGCAAAGGGCTTTTCTCTGTGTGGCAAGAGGTCTTCCAGTTGCCCAGGGCTCAAAG GCGACTCATGGGCCAGGACCTGATCCTACCCACCCAAGCTCTCCTGCTCGGTGATGGGGACAAGGGCTCCCTGACCCTGGCCTCCCAGCGCTTCTACCATATCCTCCGTGTGACCACCTCCGCAGGCGAGCATGAGAAGGTTGTCCAG GGCCTGTTTGACAACTTTCTACGCCTTCGGCTTCGGGACTCCAGCCTAGGCACCGTGTGCTGTGCCCTTGACTGGCTGGCCTTCGATGACCTGCTGGAGCAGGCTGCCCACCATGGCCAGAGCTTCCAGCTGCTGCGCTACCTGCCCTTCCTGCCCGCGGCCTTCCACGTGCTCTTTGCCTCCAGCCACGTGCCACGCATCACTTTCCCCAGCAGCCAGCAGGAG GCCCAGACCCGGATGAGCCAGACAAAGAACCAGATCCAGACACTGGTGTCAGGGATGGCACCGGTCACCCGTAGCAGGGCCACACCTCAGGCCCTGGTTCTAGATACCCTCTGCCTGCTCCTGGATGTCCTCGCACCCAAGCTGCGCCCC GTGAGCACACAGCTATATAGTGCCCGTGAGAAGCAGCAGTTGGCCAGCCTTGTGGGTACCATGCTCGCCTACAGTCTCACTTACCACCAGGAGCGCACACCTGATGGGCAGTACATCTACAGGCTGGAACC GAATGTGGAGGAGGTCTGCCGCTTCCCTGAGCTGCCTGCCCGCAAGCCCCTCACCTACCAGGCTAAGCAGCTTATTGCCCGGGAGATTGAAATGGAGAAGATGCGGAGGGCAGAGGCTTTGGCCTGTGCTAGAGGTGGCCCCCAG GTGGACCAGGGTCTGCAGATGGACAGCAGGGATAAAGGGATGAAGCAGCCCGCCCCACGTAACCACGAGCAGCGGCTGGAACACATCATGAAGAAAGCTGTCATGCAGGAGCAG CCCGAGAGGGACTTCTTTGGACGTGTGGTCATCAGGAGAGTGGCAGTCCCAAGCAGAG AGGCTGAGGCCCCAGAGAAGGACACAGACGAGTGGCGCATGGGTGTGGCAGTGGGCAGGAGTGAGGTGTGGTTCCGGTTCAACGAGGGTGTCTCCAATGCTGTGCGGCGCAGCCTGTACATCAGGGACCTCCTGTAG
- the Rpusd1 gene encoding RNA pseudouridylate synthase domain-containing protein 1 isoform X3 produces the protein MCIEGTHGCENPKPSLTELLVLEHGLYAGDPVSKVLLKPLTGRTHQLRVHCSALGHPIVGDLTYGQAEDQEAQPFRMMLHAFYLRIPTQAERVEACTPDPFVPALDACWSPHTCVQPLEQLIQALQTDPDPNPMDGVQRPCSPSPPLPRPGRPPPETEAQRASCLQWLSEWTLEPDD, from the exons ATGTGCATTGAGGGCACACACG GTTGCGAAAACCCTAAGCCAAGTCTCACAGAACTGTTAGTCCTGGAACATGGACTGTATGCTGGTGACCCTGTGTCCAAAGTGCTGCTGAAGCcactcacag GCCGGACTCACCAGCTACGCGTACACTGCAGTGCCCTTGGCCACCCTATCGTGGGTGACCTAACTTACGGACAGGCTGAGGACCAGGAGGCCCAACCCTTCCGCATGATGCTGCACGCCTTTTACCTGCGCATCCCCACGCAGGCTGAGCGCGTGGAGGCCTGTACACCTGACCCCTTCGTGCCCGCCCTTGATGCCTGCTGGAGTCCTCATACCTGCGTTCAGCCCCTTGAACAGCTCATACAAGCTCTACAGACTGACCCTGACCCCAACCCTATGGATGGAGTGCAGAggccctgcagcccctcccctccgCTGCCCAGGCCAGGTCGGCCCCCTCCTGAGACGGAGGCACAGCGAGCATCGTGCCTGCAGTGGCTCTCAGAGTGGACCCTAGAGCCAGATGACTGA
- the Chtf18 gene encoding chromosome transmission fidelity protein 18 homolog isoform X2 gives MLEASADTCTVQALSSPRNPVLRRPPVLEDYINVTSTGGERAFLVLRADHTGTGVQDPLLDVQWRGRGQLDLLGVPFASLKEQVDSKRRQQLLEEAQRLSDTLHSLRSEREEAVLEGTSEEEPAPGQDTTQHCLWVDEFAPQHYTELLSDDFTNRCLLKWLKLWDLVVFGHERPSRKARPSIEPTRPGKEAAAPSKWKSHEQVLEEMLEAELDPSRRPRQKVALLCGPPGLGKTTLAHVVARHAGYCVVEMNASDDRSPEAFRTRIEAATQMESVLGAGGRPNCLVIDEIDGAPTAAINVLLSILNRKGPQEAEQGGPAVPAGGRRRRAEGGLLTRPIICICNDQFVPSLRQLKQQAFLLHVPPTLPSRLVQRLQEISLQHGMRSDPGALAALCEKTDNDIRACINTLQFLYGRGQRELSVRDIQTTHVGLKDQRKGLFSVWQEVFQLPRAQRRLMGQDLILPTQALLLGDGDKGSLTLASQRFYHILRVTTSAGEHEKVVQGLFDNFLRLRLRDSSLGTVCCALDWLAFDDLLEQAAHHGQSFQLLRYLPFLPAAFHVLFASSHVPRITFPSSQQEAQTRMSQTKNQIQTLVSGMAPVTRSRATPQALVLDTLCLLLDVLAPKLRPVSTQLYSAREKQQLASLVGTMLAYSLTYHQERTPDGQYIYRLEPNVEEVCRFPELPARKPLTYQAKQLIAREIEMEKMRRAEALACARGGPQVDQGLQMDSRDKGMKQPAPRNHEQRLEHIMKKAVMQEQPERDFFGRVVIRRVAVPSREAEAPEKDTDEWRMGVAVGRSEVWFRFNEGVSNAVRRSLYIRDLL, from the exons ATGCTGG AGGCTAGTGCTGACACATGCACCGTGCAGGCTTTGTCAAGTCCCCGCAACCCTGTCCTGAGACGTCCCCCTGTCTTAGAGGATTACATCAACGTGACGTCCACAGGTGGAGAGCGGGCCTTTTTGGTGCTTCGGGCTGACCACACAGGCACTGGAGTGCAG GACCCTCTTCTGGATGTCCAGTGGCGAGGCCGTGGCCAGCTGGACCTGCTGGGTGTCCCCTTCGCTTCCCTGAAGGAGCAAGTAGACAGCAAG CGACGGCAGCAACTGCTTGAGGAGGCCCAGCGGCTCTCAGACACTCTACATAG cctcaggtcTGAAAGGGAGGAGGCTGTACTTGAGGGGACCTCTGAGGAGGAGCCAGCCCCCGGCCAGGACACGACTCAGCACTGCCTCTGGGTGGATGAGTTCGCACCTCAGCACTACACGGAGCTGCTCAGCGATGAC TTCACCAACCGCTGCCTCCTCAAGTGGCTGAAGCTATGGGACCTTGTGGTGTTTGGCCATGAGAGACCTTCCCGGAAGGCAAGGCCCAGTATAGAGCCAACCCGGCCTGGGAAGGAGGCCGCAGCCCCCAGCAAGTGGAAAAGCCATGAGCAGGTGCTGGAAGAGATGCTAGAAGCTGAGCTGGACCCAAGCCGGAGGCCCCGGCAGAAG GTGGCGCTGCTGTGTGGCCCTCCAGGCCTAGGGAAGACCACACTGGCGCATGTGGTCGCCCGGCATGCAGGGTATTGCGTGGTTGAGATGAATGCGAG TGATGACCGTAGTCCTGAGGCCTTCCGTACCCGCATTGAAGCAGCTACGCAAATGGAGTCGGTGCTGGGTGCGGGTGGGAGGCCCAACTGTCTGGTTATTGATGAAATTGACGGGGCCCCCACG GCTGCCATCAATGTTCTTTTGAGTATCTTGAATCGCAAGGGTccccaggaggcagagcaaggagGCCCAGCTGTGCCTGCAGGGGGCCGGCGGCGCAGGGCCGAGGGGGGCCTCCTAACGAGGCCCATCATCTGTATCTGCAATGACCA GTTTGTACCTTCCTTGAGGCAGCTGAAACAGCAGGCTTTCCTGCTCCACGTTCCGCCAACTCTGCCCTCCAGGCTGGTGCAGCGGCTCCAGGAG ATCTCCCTGCAACATGGCATGCGATCTGACCCAGGCGCCCTAGCTGCCCTCTGCGAGAAGACTGACAATGACATCCGTGCCTGTATCAACACCCTACAG TTTCTGTATGGGAGGGGCCAACGGGAGCTGAGTGTGAGGGACATCCAGACCACCCATGTCGGCCTGAAGGACCAGCGCAAAGGGCTTTTCTCTGTGTGGCAAGAGGTCTTCCAGTTGCCCAGGGCTCAAAG GCGACTCATGGGCCAGGACCTGATCCTACCCACCCAAGCTCTCCTGCTCGGTGATGGGGACAAGGGCTCCCTGACCCTGGCCTCCCAGCGCTTCTACCATATCCTCCGTGTGACCACCTCCGCAGGCGAGCATGAGAAGGTTGTCCAG GGCCTGTTTGACAACTTTCTACGCCTTCGGCTTCGGGACTCCAGCCTAGGCACCGTGTGCTGTGCCCTTGACTGGCTGGCCTTCGATGACCTGCTGGAGCAGGCTGCCCACCATGGCCAGAGCTTCCAGCTGCTGCGCTACCTGCCCTTCCTGCCCGCGGCCTTCCACGTGCTCTTTGCCTCCAGCCACGTGCCACGCATCACTTTCCCCAGCAGCCAGCAGGAG GCCCAGACCCGGATGAGCCAGACAAAGAACCAGATCCAGACACTGGTGTCAGGGATGGCACCGGTCACCCGTAGCAGGGCCACACCTCAGGCCCTGGTTCTAGATACCCTCTGCCTGCTCCTGGATGTCCTCGCACCCAAGCTGCGCCCC GTGAGCACACAGCTATATAGTGCCCGTGAGAAGCAGCAGTTGGCCAGCCTTGTGGGTACCATGCTCGCCTACAGTCTCACTTACCACCAGGAGCGCACACCTGATGGGCAGTACATCTACAGGCTGGAACC GAATGTGGAGGAGGTCTGCCGCTTCCCTGAGCTGCCTGCCCGCAAGCCCCTCACCTACCAGGCTAAGCAGCTTATTGCCCGGGAGATTGAAATGGAGAAGATGCGGAGGGCAGAGGCTTTGGCCTGTGCTAGAGGTGGCCCCCAG GTGGACCAGGGTCTGCAGATGGACAGCAGGGATAAAGGGATGAAGCAGCCCGCCCCACGTAACCACGAGCAGCGGCTGGAACACATCATGAAGAAAGCTGTCATGCAGGAGCAG CCCGAGAGGGACTTCTTTGGACGTGTGGTCATCAGGAGAGTGGCAGTCCCAAGCAGAG AGGCTGAGGCCCCAGAGAAGGACACAGACGAGTGGCGCATGGGTGTGGCAGTGGGCAGGAGTGAGGTGTGGTTCCGGTTCAACGAGGGTGTCTCCAATGCTGTGCGGCGCAGCCTGTACATCAGGGACCTCCTGTAG